In a genomic window of Alphaproteobacteria bacterium:
- a CDS encoding glutamate--cysteine ligase, whose protein sequence is MSSASKVDQKPIESKRELIEWFEGGNTPNEKRLIGVEHEKAPFYLADNKPVPFVGENGRAGISDFIAKMVTDRGWSPAAPENGIVLSVEKDNSNWTFEPAGQMELGGAPLRNVHQNAEETDRTIKEAVEVTSQLGYGMLAMGFHPTHLSKDLPLMPKSRYQALFSWFAEKKFPTAADVASSTSTVQVNLGYQSEADMVKMLRVSLSLQPIAVSMFATSPFEEGELSGYQSTRSHKLYKSMGGRYGFMLPIAFDDGFGFEMFTDYALNTMPMLGVYKGTTFLDAKGAMFQDFIDGNLDILPGQKASIGDWQNHLNTIWPEVRLRRFLEMRGTDVGPQEMIKALPAFWVGLLYDKQSLDAAYEMVKDWDDQDRDYLRVMTPETGLQTKFLNTTVQEIAKNALALSEAGLKRRAVLNAQGQDESMYLEPLKEIVESGRNWAIRLEEKFKGEWNGDINRAFTEMSYANNPSVLKANNGLSVAANANTVAVAPKKLVLPGDKDFKMPKQ, encoded by the coding sequence ATGTCCAGTGCCAGCAAAGTCGATCAAAAACCGATCGAAAGCAAACGCGAACTTATCGAATGGTTCGAGGGCGGCAATACGCCCAATGAAAAACGCCTGATCGGCGTCGAACACGAAAAGGCGCCCTTCTATCTTGCCGACAACAAACCCGTGCCCTTCGTGGGCGAAAACGGCCGTGCCGGCATTTCCGATTTCATCGCCAAGATGGTGACTGATCGCGGCTGGAGCCCGGCCGCGCCCGAAAACGGCATCGTGCTGTCCGTCGAAAAAGACAACAGCAACTGGACGTTCGAACCCGCAGGCCAGATGGAACTGGGCGGCGCGCCCCTGCGCAACGTCCACCAGAACGCCGAAGAAACCGACCGCACGATCAAGGAAGCGGTCGAAGTCACCTCGCAGCTGGGCTATGGCATGCTGGCGATGGGCTTCCACCCCACGCATTTGTCCAAAGACCTGCCGCTGATGCCGAAATCGCGCTATCAGGCGCTGTTTTCGTGGTTCGCGGAGAAAAAATTCCCGACCGCCGCCGATGTGGCGTCGTCCACCTCGACCGTGCAGGTCAACCTCGGCTATCAATCCGAAGCCGACATGGTGAAGATGCTGCGCGTATCGCTGTCGCTGCAGCCGATCGCGGTGTCGATGTTCGCAACCTCGCCGTTCGAAGAAGGCGAATTGTCGGGCTATCAATCCACCCGCAGCCATAAACTGTACAAGAGCATGGGCGGCCGTTACGGCTTCATGCTGCCGATCGCCTTCGACGATGGCTTCGGCTTTGAAATGTTCACCGATTACGCGCTGAACACCATGCCCATGCTGGGCGTGTACAAAGGCACGACGTTCCTCGATGCCAAGGGCGCGATGTTCCAGGATTTCATCGACGGCAACCTCGACATCCTGCCGGGCCAGAAAGCGTCGATCGGCGACTGGCAGAACCACCTGAACACGATCTGGCCGGAAGTGCGCCTGCGCCGCTTCCTTGAAATGCGCGGCACCGATGTGGGCCCGCAGGAAATGATCAAGGCGCTGCCCGCATTCTGGGTCGGCCTGCTGTACGATAAACAGTCGCTGGATGCCGCCTACGAAATGGTCAAGGACTGGGACGATCAGGACCGCGATTACCTGCGCGTCATGACCCCTGAAACCGGCCTCCAGACTAAATTCCTGAACACCACCGTGCAGGAAATCGCCAAGAACGCGCTCGCCCTGTCCGAAGCCGGCCTGAAACGCCGCGCCGTGCTGAACGCGCAGGGACAGGACGAAAGCATGTATCTGGAGCCCCTGAAGGAAATCGTCGAAAGCGGCCGCAACTGGGCGATCCGCCTCGAGGAAAAATTCAAGGGCGAATGGAACGGCGACATCAACCGCGCCTTCACCGAAATGAGCTACGCCAACAACCCGTCCGTGCTGAAGGCCAATAACGGCCTGTCCGTCGCGGCAAACGCCAACACGGTTGCGGTGGCACCCAAAAAACTGGTGCTGCCCGGCGACAAGGATTTCAAGATGCCCAAGCAGTAA
- a CDS encoding methyltransferase domain-containing protein, whose protein sequence is MAIEIFLDVLFVVALVLLLWNVNIVALNRGVPNIRTAPAIRRKIIALLQEHEAARADRTQPYVIYDIGSGNGLFSRQIAREMPQAKVIGIEISGPAYAWSVMMKRRLKLDNLQYKNTDIFKYDIRDAGAVVLFFYQLDKLGKKLHDELKPGTLVTSNKFRLGDGWSPVQSLKVFTLYPFQKRLFVYYKTSLQYLMLSGLI, encoded by the coding sequence GTGGCAATCGAGATATTTTTGGATGTGCTGTTCGTGGTGGCGCTTGTCCTGCTGCTGTGGAACGTGAACATCGTGGCGCTCAACCGCGGGGTGCCGAATATCCGCACCGCCCCCGCCATCCGCAGGAAAATCATCGCGCTGCTGCAGGAACACGAAGCCGCCCGCGCCGACCGCACGCAGCCGTATGTTATATATGACATAGGTTCCGGCAACGGGCTGTTTTCCCGCCAGATCGCGCGTGAAATGCCGCAGGCGAAGGTGATCGGCATCGAAATTTCCGGCCCCGCCTATGCGTGGTCGGTGATGATGAAGCGGCGGCTGAAGCTGGATAACCTGCAATACAAAAACACCGACATCTTTAAATACGACATCAGGGATGCGGGCGCAGTTGTGCTGTTTTTCTACCAGCTGGATAAACTCGGCAAGAAGCTGCATGACGAACTGAAACCCGGCACGCTGGTCACATCGAACAAATTCCGCCTTGGCGACGGATGGAGCCCCGTGCAGAGCCTGAAGGTGTTCACGCTCTATCCGTTCCAGAAGCGGCTTTTCGTTTACTACAAGACATCGCTGCAATACCTGATGCTGTCCGGCCTGATATGA
- a CDS encoding aldo/keto reductase translates to MEHRQLGRSGLKVPVLSLGTGTFGGKGEFFAKWGTTDVKEATRLVDVCLDAGMNFFDTANIYSGGASEEVLGGAIKGRRDKVLIATKATFPMGEGPNDQGSSRHQLIKQCDASLKRLGTDYIDLYFMHGFDGVTPVEETMSTLNDLVKAGKVRYIGASNFSGWQIVKSQNVAEKYGWSKYVSYQGYYSLIGRDYEWEIMPANLDQGLGTMVWSPLGWGRLTGKIRRGQAPKEGRIANGGAEHGPEVDDEYLYTVVDALDAVAKDTGKTVAQVALNWLLQRPGVSNVVMGARNEEQLKQNLAAVGWNLTKEQVELLDKASAKTPVYPYWHQMGNETLNPKPVKWK, encoded by the coding sequence ATGGAACACCGCCAGCTTGGCCGCTCCGGCCTGAAAGTCCCCGTCCTCAGCCTTGGCACCGGCACGTTTGGCGGCAAGGGCGAATTTTTCGCCAAATGGGGCACGACCGATGTGAAAGAAGCCACGCGGCTGGTCGATGTCTGCCTTGATGCCGGCATGAATTTTTTCGACACCGCGAATATCTATTCCGGCGGCGCGTCGGAGGAAGTGCTGGGCGGCGCGATCAAGGGACGGCGCGACAAAGTGCTGATTGCCACCAAGGCGACCTTCCCCATGGGCGAAGGCCCGAACGACCAGGGATCGTCGCGCCATCAGCTGATCAAGCAATGCGATGCCAGCCTGAAGCGCCTTGGCACCGATTATATCGACCTTTATTTCATGCACGGCTTCGACGGCGTGACGCCGGTCGAGGAAACGATGTCCACGCTCAATGACCTCGTGAAGGCCGGCAAGGTGCGCTATATCGGCGCGTCGAACTTCTCCGGCTGGCAGATCGTGAAGTCGCAGAATGTCGCAGAAAAATACGGCTGGTCGAAATATGTGTCCTATCAGGGTTACTACTCCCTCATCGGCCGCGATTACGAATGGGAAATCATGCCCGCCAACCTCGACCAGGGGCTTGGCACGATGGTCTGGAGCCCGCTCGGCTGGGGCCGCCTGACCGGCAAGATCCGCCGCGGCCAGGCGCCGAAGGAAGGCCGCATCGCAAACGGCGGCGCGGAACACGGGCCGGAGGTGGATGATGAATACCTCTACACCGTCGTCGATGCGCTGGATGCGGTGGCGAAGGACACCGGCAAGACGGTCGCGCAGGTGGCACTTAACTGGCTGCTGCAACGCCCCGGCGTTTCCAACGTCGTCATGGGCGCGCGGAACGAGGAGCAGCTGAAACAAAACCTCGCCGCTGTCGGCTGGAACCTGACGAAAGAACAGGTGGAACTGCTGGACAAGGCATCGGCAAAAACGCCCGTTTATCCCTACTGGCACCAGATGGGCAACGAGACGCTGAACCCCAAGCCGGTGAAATGGAAATAA